CATGACAAAGAAGAATATGGAGGCAAGAAATCCAACAACTAGAAGGAACATAAGAGTGCTTAAGACTGATGTGATGACAATCATTCCTCCACTCCTTCGCCCAGGCCAGGTATCAATTGTTGAAGGCTGTTTTACTAGGAGAGGtgggatgaagaaaaaaaaatgactgtACATATTTAGAGGTGCCAAGAGACCAGAAAGAGTGACTAAACAGCATGAACTAGGGAAGTTAATGGCTCAAGCCTTCCCCACCCCATAGTATCTGGTGTTACTTTTGAAGTCCATGTACTACTTTtcttggcatttcaacatccttcATTTGAAATCTTGAAGTCTTTTACAGAATTAGTTTAAGCCTCAAAAATAGCCCTGGGTATATTTCCCTATATTACACTTTAAATAGAGGtatagagaggttaagtgatttatcTATCTAGTGACTGCAGCAGAGGCAGAAATAGAATCCAGACCTCAGCTCAAACCactacacaaacaaaaaaaaccccgtCTGTCACGTTTGGGCTTTTTGTCCTGAGAGCATCAGGGGAGGAGTAGTATTCCAGAGTTACCTCCACCACTTAAGCTTTATTAAAGCTTTTTTGGTAAGAGAGGACTGGAATTTCTCTTTAGCCAGCATCTTGGCAGAAAATGACTAAATGTCCTAAagcatattgtgacagggttgggccagatggctataggagagtaattttttttcgTTGAAGCAaaagatatattagccccaggctaataggtcccttttccctgggtaaggtaacagggaaggttctagaataatcaggaaccttctggagacaattaagactggctgcaggtgttctaatcagcctatcaagaagctgctagaatcaattaaggcaggctaatcagagcacctgggttttaaaaaggagctcacttcagtttgtggtgtgcatgtgaggagctgggagcaagaggcactaggagctgagagtgagaacgcggactgagatgtacaagcattatcagacaccaggaggaaggtcctgtggtgaggataaagaaggtgctgagAGGAGGCCaagggaaagtagcccagggagttgtagctgtcacacagctgttccaggaggcactctagacagctgcattccacagggccctgggctggaacccagagtagaggtcgggcccgggttccccccaaatcctcccaactcctggtcagacacggGAGTCGTCgacttggactgtgggttcagaaaaacggccaagctgagggctgccgtgaagctccaaggcgagcaaatccgccaataagtgcgaGACCCatcaaggtagagcaggaactgtGTCACAATATTTATTTCTTCCCCAAGAGGGAGCAGTTGACCTTGGTATGAGGTACTTACCCCTACTGGTTTTCATTGGGTCAGACCAGAGAGTTTGGTCTTTCACAACACCTGCAACCACATCTACTAAGAGGTACTTAAACCTGGAAGCAGAGACAGGCAGGTTAATCATTCTAGCAAATGTTTTGACAATCTGGCACATAAACCAATCCAGTAGCTGCCAAAAAATGAAGACTAGGTAACATCTTTGTTAGAGATACATATAAAAAGAGACAGGCAATCaggggtggctggctggctagtCCAGAAGTTTTAGAGGGGCAACAGAGGAGAGTTAGTACAAAATCCTCTCCCACCTGTCACATTAGGTTTTTCAGTTTGTTCTTGTGTGCTTGTTAACTGTGCTAGTTGTTGACAACCTTCCAACAGTAGTGTCTCCTAGTTAAATTCAGTATGATCTACACTAAGTTTCTGGGATGGTGTCCAAAGACTGGGTGCTGCAGGGCTCCCCTGCTACAGGAAAGCATGGAAGAGACAGTCAGATTACCAGCTGGTGTATTATACTAGAGCAGATGAGAATAAGAGCTCTGCAGGCACTGAGTCAGAGACATTCAATAGCTTCTACAAGAGCCAGTTAAGACAAGGATTAAGGATCTCACACTAACTTTGAGAAAGGTAGCCATTTAATTTAGTTTCAGCCCAGACACACCACTAGCCCTGAAGGGCTTAAGCAAGGGTGGGGCAGTGAAGGTTATCTTTGCGTTTGGCTCTACTAAGAGCCATCCTTAATGGAGCAGTGAGGGCTCTGTTCCTGCAGTTGAAAGGAACAGTTTCACTATTATCAGTTAGTGCAGCTTGCAAGTTAGTTTCATACCAAGTTAACCTTAGTGCCAAGTGCAAGGATACCCCTATCCAAAAGAGAATTGTGAACTATACCTGTATGTTGTATCCTCAGCAAGAGGTGGGTTACAGGCACCAGGGAAGTTTGGGTCATATAAACAAGTCACATCATCTCCCACTctgaagaggtattgtttcaagacatctgaaacttttttcagaTTTACAACATCAGCTAGCATGGGGGGTGATGCACAATTGGGCACATTAAACAATGCAGCCCTGTAAGGTCCAAGTTGTCCTCCGTTGGTGTCTTGGAAAGTGGTGTTGAGAGGTTTACTGCTATTGTCAATCACAGCTGAGCTTACAGTGCTTGCTGCAAGATAGATTGGATATTTCAGCATAACGTTTGTTACAAGTGCCCTTCCCATCCACCCAGTCAACACTGAACCCTCAGCTTTGTCAAAAGGAAGTACCCGAACAGACCCACCATGTTCAATTTTAACTTTTAGGGGCCCAACAGACCCTTtcctttgccccagcccccaaCTTCCCTGCTACATCACTAACAGCAGCCACAGTAGAGGCCAGAAGAGATAGACCCAAGACCAGCACTGGTGGTGGGAGGAAAGCACTTTCTGTAGCACCTGTTCTCCTGTCCCACCAAGCCATGAATCAGTTTACTTTTAGAGGCCTTGTTTGCCTCCACCACAAGAGGTGTAAGAAGCAACTGTGCTCCTATCTCCCCAATGGCTCCTGTAGCCGTCTGACAAGACGGCCTTGGGAAAGAGGGAGTGCCTCTGTGGGCTGCTCCGCTTCAGAGTGGAGTAAGTTGTCAGGGTGTATTGCCCCCAGACAGCCTGAAAAGGGACAGCTGAGGAAGCTTGGAAGGCTGGTTAATTAAACCAAGTCATCCCTCAAGTGACAAGCCAATAGTGGCTCCTGTAGGTGTCCTTCCCAGTGGGTGTTTGGGTCTGTGTGGCTACCCCAGCCTTCTGTGCTCCACTTCTGGGTGGGATGGGTGAATGCCTTGAAGCAAGAGGGCTGTAGGTATTTTCACTCACACAGAGGCTCTGTATGTCCTTCCTAGCATTAGATCAAAGGACTCTCAGGAGGCACACAGAGGGCCAGCTGTCAACACTACAGCAATCAGGAAGGGGCAGGGACCAGCCCAACAAGCTCTGCTGCTGCACTCCCAAAAACACACTTGTATTTGAGCCTCTGCCACTTTTAGTGGCTACAAATGCTCTCTCATTCCTGCCTCTGTAGGTGCTCCCCACCACAAGAACTGAGGAGCAGCCCCTACTGACAGCACAGTATGTGGGGATGGAACagaatccctccccaccccagggccaaCCTTCTCCTTAGCAGGCATCTTTGGGAAACCCACTACTTCATCCTCTCCCCTCACCATGCTGAGGTGGACACAAAATGCCGCTGCTCCTCTTCTCATGTCATGCAGCTGCTCTTCATAACtagccccaccccacacccactgGTGAATGTAccaaggagcaggggcaggacttatccctgcaggagggagaggcagCTGAGCCAAGCCCTCCCCCAAATATTTCAAATAGTGTAAGGCAATAGTCTGGCCTTTACTCACCCCAGTCCTCTCCTGCCCGCCAGGGACAGTCAGTACTGAGAGTGCAGCTGCACTAAGGCCCAGCTTTAAGCATTTGGATATGTCGTAATGCATTTAAATTTGCCAAccagtccccacccccacaagtCACCATGAAGTAGTATTGTGGTAGTTCATGGGCAAGTTTCATCTACCCCATAATGTAATCccagaaaaaaaattcacatgtCAGACATTAGTAATAATGTGGCACTAATCAAGCCTCACACCTATCAGGGTTACCTTCTCAAATATTCAGTAGAGGATCTCTGCACATTATCAAGGCAGAGTGTGTTCCTCTGATGACAGGGAATAAGCCAAGTACTCCCAGGCTAGACAATGTACACAGTGTTCTGAGGAAGTTAAATCCATGTCAGTAATGCTTCCCCTCACCGTATGGGGTACCTTAGCATGATGAAACATGCTGCTTTCCAAGGCAGAGACAAAACTTTAAAGAAATTGTCCCAGTTCAACAAGTAGCCAGGAAAGGTTTCCTCATTTCAATGGCTGAATACAATTCCTCCAAGCAGAAGTTCTTCCTTTGTAGCTGTGCATGTGTTTTATTTATGGAGTGCACGCTATGGAATTTACTGTATGTAAAAGGGATAGAATAGTTTGAGAGGAGTTTCATAACAGATAGCTTTCAAGGTGGAATATTTTGAGACAAGCCACATGTCAGGAaagtctttataaaaaaaaacaaaacttctaCAGGTAGAAGCCTGGAGCCATTATGAGACACAGTTGTGTTTTAGTACTAAGACATCCTATAATACCAGCACATTCACGGCTACCCAGGACAGTTGAGTCTGTTTCAGGAGTTCTCAAATATTCAGAGTTAAAGTTCTTTAGTAGTAAGGAAGCATCTCCACATCCATCCTTCCAGAATGCAGTAAGCCATGGGAGCCAGGGATATGCCTGCCAGCTAATTGAATTTCCTGGGCTATTAGTTTGTTACTGCCAGACTTACACAAGGTTTCATTTCCTGTGTCCGACTTAAGGAGAGAAAGAACCTTGTTACTGACACAGCTATAGTTGCTAAGCTGTTACATGGCTTAGTTGAGCCTACTATTTGTATTCAACATACATTCTttgaaggaagaaaaggagtacttgtggcacttagagactaacaaacttatttgagcataagcttttgtgagctacagcttacttcatcggatggcttatgctcaaataaatttgttagtctctaagatgccacaagtactccttttctttttgtgaatacagactaacatgactgctactttGAGACCTATTCTTTGAAGGCTCATCCTTCTTTGCCTAGACTCGAGCCTCCTGATATTAACTTGGCTCTGCTGACGTCCACTTAGCACTCAAGTGTTGCTAAATTGACTGCCCCTACAGTTTGCATCCTTTAACAGCAAAGTTGGAAGAAGCCGCAATCCAAGCATCCTTTTTACTACCCTCACCAGGAAGTCACCTCATCTTTTCCCCTCATTAGAAAGTGTACTCATGTTTGAGCAGTCCAGTTAACTCACCTGATGCTGAGTGGATCAGAACAGACAAGGACCAGTCATGTACAACATTAGTAGTTAGAGCACCCATGACTAGTGGACAATAGTCAACATGCTTGGTTCTTGTCTATGCTGACCAGTCAGCCATAGGCAATATAATATCAGCCCACTTCATTGTTATGCTGAAGTGCTAGAACTAAAGTTTTTGTTAAGACCAGTCCTAGCAGAGAACAGACCATCAACTGGTATAGATCAGCAGGGCTCCATTAAAGCTAATAGAGGTATACCACTTTACACTCTCTGAGGAACTGGCTTTTGTTCTATATGTACTTTAGCCCTTGTTCTCTTTGCCCTGGCTTCCAATTACAAGTGGGCacttgtcacacacacactgccaccAGAAGTGGAGGTCATAGAGTTTTAAAGAATTACATTATGTAGTTTCAaagagggcaggggagagaaaggaaaaagaaaggaaataaaaccaGATACTTACCAGAGTCAGCCATTGCATACAAGTAGACCATATAGGAGCTACCTGGAGACAGTGAATCATCAAACATACAGAAAGGTTTCTCTAGAGCAATTGTAGTAAGGGTAGGATTGTTTGTAGCAAGTTTGGGGTTTGCAATCTGAGGCCTCAAATTCTGAGCTAGAAGAAACAGGAAATAGAAGTGTAATATTTAatcagtttcccctcctccctcagacATAAGACCCTTTCAAATAAAACGTGGCTTTGGACCCTGTACTGGGAATACTTCTGAGTCATGCTCCATCCCTTTTACACCCCACTCTTCTTTCTGGAAAGAGAGCAAAGCCACAAGCAATACAGTCACTTCTCGCAACCTCTGGATACAGTTAGTGCTAGTAAGGAACTCATGGGAAGATCTATTATATCCTCCCTAGTGGGAATAGAGAGCAATTTCAGCAAGCCCTGAGCAGAGGAACAGAAGAGGGTACATTCAGTCTCTAGGTCTCCTGAattagaagggggaaaaaagcagtttGAGATTAGAGCAATACTGAAAATATGgtcttgaaaaaaagaaaaaaaaagcgcATACACATGCAAGTAGGGATTAGTACTAGACTCTcccacctcaccccatccccAAGTCTTCCAGGGCAGTATAAGCAACAACCCCTGCAAAAAGTTTTATACTCAAGGCTGAGTCTGGCGACGCTTctcactctcccccctcccccagtttcccTACTACTTCAAACACCAGACTAACTCAGAAGAAAGACAAGACTCAGTTTGCTTGGGACTGCTTTATCGCTTGAAGCAAAGCaatttaaatacagatttacaatCCCTGATCATCCCAGCTCTTCCCCCAAAACCCAGCGGGTAGGGGGAAGACACCTAAagccttaaaattaaaaaaggggaaataaaaacAGTTAATTGTTTGTGATCACAGACCAAAAAGTGAGAAGGACTTAAATCTCAGTGGGAGAGATTACAGGCAGACAGATACCACTTACCCACACACAGCTGCCCTAGCCAGCAAAGAGCTAGCACAACCCAATGGCCCTGCATGCTCAGGTACTGTAGAGAACCCCCCACAAAAACTATGCTAGAGAATAGCTGTTGCCTAAAATCACTCTCCTAGCTCGTTGCTTTGTATCCTCTGCACTTGGACCGAACACACCTGAATCTCCTCACCTGCCAGTAAGTAACCTGCAGTGTTGTGCCCTAACTAACCGGACAGCCTCTCCCTCCAGCCAATCAGCAGCTAGCTTTCCACTCCCTCTCTCAGCCTATTTGcatgccttcccccccccccccccccccagcacacacaggtGTATCCAGGCTGCCGGGGATAGAGACCTTGTCCCTGCCCAACAGGACTAGCTCACAAGGCTTGGAGAGAGGCGCAGTCCATCTCCCACAGGTGCAGCTGCAAGGTGTTTCCATCATCCCTTTAAATGGCTTTGGTCCTGCCCTATTGTTTCCCTTTCACACCTGCTGAGAAAGGGAGCTGAGATCATTTGTTTGAGGGTGTGGGATTGAGGTAGGCCTAAGAAGAAGCCCAAattggggggagaggtggggagggactGACTATCTGAATCCTGATTCTGATCTAATTTTTGAAATGGTCCCCTGTCTGAAGCCAAATTCAGAATTTATCTAGCCATGAATTTAGGGGTCAAAATCCAGCTCTGAATTTTGCTTCTTGAAGTTATCTTGTACAAAAAACACAATGGATCTGATTCCTGTTATACCAATGTGAATCTGAGgtaaattcactgaagtcaatggaactgcaccAATGACAAACCAGTGTGAGAGAATTGGACCTGATTTATTGAATTATTGAAGTGGGACGATCGTATGCCTTCCTCATTATGTACTGCTGTCATTGATGATATAGGGGGTTCCAGTTCTGATCATGGAGCTGATAATCCcatactttaaaataaacaaaacaaagcaaaacaaccaTCCCAGTTCCTTAAAAAAATATACAGCATTAGTGGGCCAAATTATTCTTGAAGCCATTGCACTTACTACAGATTTATACCACTATCATTATGATCCAACTTTTTCTGCCTAACTGTATTTTTTTAGGATAAACCAATTGCTCCTGAAAACTGTGTGAAATTGTCATCAAACATTTATAATATAGCTTCTTTCTTCTATGTGTCTCATTCTATGTCACATTTTGTATGTCAGTTTAAATGTATTAGGTTTGAATCTCCTCTCACACCACTGTTACAAGGGTACAGTATAACTCAGGgctcggcaacctttcagaagtggtgtgctgagtcttcatttattaactctaatttaaggtttcgcgtgccagtaatacattttaacatttttagaaggtctctttctataagtctataatatataactaaactattgttgtatttaaagtaaataaggttttttaaaaaatatttaagaagcttcatttaaaattaaattaaaatgcagatcttatcagtttagtgcaggggtctcaaacacgtggcctgtgggccgcatgcagcctgcGGGGTTCTTTTGTGCGGCCCGCCAAGCTCCGGACC
The nucleotide sequence above comes from Caretta caretta isolate rCarCar2 chromosome 1, rCarCar1.hap1, whole genome shotgun sequence. Encoded proteins:
- the UPK3A gene encoding uroplakin-3a isoform X3, whose translation is MFDDSLSPGSSYMVYLYAMADSASTVSSAVIDNSSKPLNTTFQDTNGGQLGPYRAALFNVPNCASPPMLADVVNLKKVSDVLKQYLFRVGDDVTCLYDPNFPGACNPPLAEDTTYRFKYLLVDVVAGVVKDQTLWSDPMKTSRVKQPSTIDTWPGRRSGGMIVITSVLSTLMFLLVVGFLASIFFFVMAAGEASTETTHESLTTQQGVPRSQGSSEGVNQ
- the UPK3A gene encoding uroplakin-3a isoform X2, with translation MAQNLRPQIANPKLATNNPTLTTIALEKPFCMFDDSLSPGSSYMVYLYAMADSASTVSSAVIDNSSKPLNTTFQDTNGGQLGPYRAALFNVPNCASPPMLADVVNLKKVSDVLKQYLFRVGDDVTCLYDPNFPGACNPPLAEDTTYRFKYLLVDVVAGVVKDQTLWSDPMKTSRVKQPSTIDTWPGRRSGGMIVITSVLSTLMFLLVVGFLASIFFFVMAAGEASTETTHESLTTQQGVPRSQGSSEGVNQ
- the UPK3A gene encoding uroplakin-3a isoform X1; the protein is MQGHWVVLALCWLGQLCVAQNLRPQIANPKLATNNPTLTTIALEKPFCMFDDSLSPGSSYMVYLYAMADSASTVSSAVIDNSSKPLNTTFQDTNGGQLGPYRAALFNVPNCASPPMLADVVNLKKVSDVLKQYLFRVGDDVTCLYDPNFPGACNPPLAEDTTYRFKYLLVDVVAGVVKDQTLWSDPMKTSRVKQPSTIDTWPGRRSGGMIVITSVLSTLMFLLVVGFLASIFFFVMAAGEASTETTHESLTTQQGVPRSQGSSEGVNQ